The following are encoded together in the Sphaerodactylus townsendi isolate TG3544 linkage group LG14, MPM_Stown_v2.3, whole genome shotgun sequence genome:
- the LOC125443245 gene encoding zinc finger CCCH domain-containing protein 18-like, with protein MQLFCFSFHSVPGPRDRKLGARISSPKQDRQRGSNPKPSPAQTDKKRPPSPQSKSKVTSIPGKGADPAPPAATAKSGKSSTLSRREELLKQLKAVEDAIARKRAKIPGKA; from the exons ATGCAactcttttgtttttccttccactcTGTCCCAGGTCCTCGCGACAGGAAGCTCGGGGCAAGGATCTCTTCGCCCAAGCAGGACCGCCAGCGGGGCTCAAATCCCAAACCCTCCCCTGCTCAGACCGACAA GAAGCGTCCACCTTCTCCCCAGTCCAAGAGCAAAGTCACGAGCATCCCGGGCAAGGGAGCCGATCCTGCCCCCCCAGCTGCTACTGCAAAATCGGGCAAGTCCAGCACATTATCGCGGCGGGAGGAACTCCTGAAGCAGCTCAAGGCCGTGGAGGACGCCATCGCCCGCAAACGGGCCAAGATCCCCGGGAAAGCATAG